The sequence GGTAAAGGGCACGTTCTGCATTTCGACATCAAGGAAGTAATGAGGAGGCCAACAGTTCAGGGCCAAGTGTTCTACATCGAAGAGATGGATGCCCTTGCTGATGAACTCCTAgaagagttgtcactagaggaccctctacagcatgctttaaCTGTAGAGAAGGAGGCTGAGGTGATCgagaacctggagagtactgcctatgggatgatgctGGATTCACACCAGGCGTTTGTCAGTAAGGACCAGTATGAGGAGCTTCCACAGATGGTTCACCAACAAGTCTCAGTCACTCAACGAGAGGACAACCAGCAGGATGACTGGAGTGAACTAAAGGcacctaaagtggagcttaaacctcttccccatggtgtaaggtatgcattccttggtcctaatgaaacttaccctgtcattgtgagtagtgaacttactgagaatgagctatctgaacttttgaaaacacttaaaagatttagaaaggcaataggttactcactagatgacatcaaggggatatcaccctctttgtgcatgcataggatacatcttgaggatgaatcaatgacttctatcgagcatcaaagaaggttaaatcctaacctgaaggatgttgtaaagaaagagattcttaaactcctagatgctggtgttatttaccctatctcagattctaaatgggtatcacctgtgcatgttgtaccaaagaaaggtggTATCACTGTGATCAAGAATGACAACGATGAactgataccaacaagaaccatcacaggtcatagaatgtgcattgattaccgaaaactaaactctgcatctagaaaggatcattttccactaccatttattgatcagatgctagagagacttgcaaatcacccaTTCTACTGTTTCCTTGATGGGTACtcaggatttttccaaatccccatacatcccaatgatcaagagaaaacgacattcacatgtccctatggcacctttgcatatcgaaggatgccatttggtctatgtaatgctccagctacctttcaaaggtgcatgatgtcaattttctctgatctgattgaggatgttgtggaggtattcatggatgatttctctgtctacggatcttcgttctctgcttgtttgtcaaatttgtgcagggtcctacagagatgtgaggacaccaaccttgtgctgaattgggagaagtgtcacttcatggtcaaagaagggattgtgctaggacacaagatttcagagaaggggattgaggtggataaagccaagatcgatgttatggttggtctgcctcaaccaaagacagtgaaagacatccggagttttcttggtcatgctggattctacaggaggttcatcaaggacttctccatgatcactagacctttgaccaggctgctgtgcaaggaagctactttcagttttgatgtggaatgtctacaagctttcaagaagctgaaaggtgaactcgTTAGTGCcccaattgtccagccacctgattgggatctcccttttgagatcatgtgtgacgccagtgactatgctgtgggagctgttctgGGGCAGAAGAAAAATGGCAAAactcatgtgatctactacgccagccaaaccctcaatgatgctcaaatgaggtatgccacaacagagaaggagatgctggcaattgtttttgccttcgagaagttcagaagttacttggttgggtctaaagtcattgtctacacagatcatgctgccTTGAGACACCTTCTAgccaagaaagatgcaaaacccAGGCTTTTGAGGTGGATCCTTTTGCTCCAAGAGTTTGATATGGAGATCAAGGACAAACctggagttgagaatggagtaGCTGATCATTTATCCAGGTTGAGGATAGAGTCTGGTGTCCCAATTGACGAAGGACTTCCTGAAGAGCAGATCATGGCTATCGaagcagtgatagcagtttgtgagactggtagGAAGCTGGAAGAGGTCAAAGCAACAGAGgagaaagaaccttggtatgctgatttggttaactacctagccacaggaagagagcctttgaatcttgtaggctatgccaagaagaagttctacaaggatgtgaaaAGATATTACTGGGACGAGccctacctctacattctctgcaaagatcagctttataggagagtggttgcaaatgaggagattgatgggatccttgcacagtgtcatggatcatcctatggaggaCACTTTGCCACCTTCAAGACAGTTGCAAAAGtattacaagctggattctggtggccacacaTGTTCAAGGATACACAAGCCTTTGTTTCGAAGTGTGATTCTTGCCAAAGAAGAGGgaacatcaccaagaggaatgagatgcctcaaaatccaatccttgaagttgaagtgtttgatgtctggggtattgacttcatgggccCCTTTCCATCATCCTTTGGCAACAAATATATCCTTGTggctgttgattatgtctccaaatgggtggaagccatagcaagccccaccaatgatgctagagttgtaatcaagatgttcaagagcatcatcttcccaaggtttggagttccaagagttgtaatcagtgatggaggttcccacttcattaacaaactgcttgagggacttctcaaaAAGAAcggtgtgaagcacaaggtggcaactccttatcatccccaaacaagtggacaagttgagatttctaacagggagatcaaatctattctggagaagattgtggggattacaaggaaggattggtccaataagcttgacgatgcactttgggcttataggacagcatacaagacaccactgggcactacacctttcaacctagtgtatgggaaggcttgccatctgccagtggaacttgagtacaaggcactatgggcaataaagttgctgaactttgacatcaagagtgctaAGGAGAAAAGGCTCTTCCAGCTACacgagcttgatgagataagaatggatgcttttgagaactcaagaaTCTACAAGGAAAAGACTaaagctttccatgacaagaatatcctgaagagagagtttaaagaaggagaccaagttcttctctacaactctagactgaagttgtttccaggaaagcttaagtcaaggtggtccggtcctttcaagatcaaggaggttaggccatatggagcaatagtcTTGTGGAGcactgatggaagagacttcacagtgAATGGacaaagggttaagctctacatggccaatgcaccagaggaagatggagtttccactccactgtctgatcctACCCCGGCCTAATCTAAAAGGAAGGCAAAGTCAAGCTCGGGACTttaaacaagctcacttgggaggaagtcccatgcgtatccttgtatatattgcattggtgtttttcatttctcatcttattgcataaaaaaaaaaaaaaggagagagagaagttGTATGCAGGTACTTGATCGGTTCAGTTTTGAGAAGGAGTCGTGCGTGGGAGCGAGGTCTCACAGCGACACCtcgaggtcgctccagctgggagcgaggTTATGGGAGCGACACCtagaagtcgctcgcggtttcgTCGTTGTCTCGAGAAAACAATCACCTCAGAGCGAGGTCTCGGAGCGAGGTCGaagggtcgctccagctgggagcgacatTATGGGAGCGacaccctcacgtcgctcgcgttttcgacGGAACGGGCACTCAAGAACTGACGCGGAGCGAGATTTCACAGCGACACCTCGAGGTCGCTCCAGCTCAGAGCGAGCTTTCTGGAGCGACactccgaggtcgctcgcgttttcatcaacTCGCGACGCGAGGAAACGCCTCGAGAGCGACCTCTCCCAGCGAGACCCTCACGTCGCTCCCGCACCGGTTCAGGTAAGTTTGCTAACTCTAAACCCCGGTTTAATTCAAGTAAACCGATCCTAACCACCCTAAACCGAACCAGACGACCCTAAACCTACCCCAACCCCAGCGATTTCATCTCTCTCACTCTCCCCTCCTCTCACAAACTCACAAACTCTCTCCAAACTCACCCCCACCAAAATTCCCAAAACTTCctaaattctcacccaaatcaactagttcttgtttctaaatccaagctttcgcccctgtagtctattcctcaccaccctttcaccatttcctttcatccaaagcaaggtattgagtttttaaattcaaattcgtaggtccatgaaccctagaatttgaaagtcgaaatttggtcattttcttgctagattgtggtgaaatagactagggaaagcttatctatcaagttgggttgttgaattaagggtgaaattgagtttaatttgcactttggccaaattagggttcatggatttgggggAATTTTGAATTTGACCTTAATTGGGTGTGTTTGCGGGTGTTTTAGATGCGTTAAGATGTCACATTGTTGCATTGTGCTGAACTTGAGTTTAAACTGAGAAATTCATTTGTTAAGTTCATTCTTGCAAAATGTTCGCTTGCAaagtcttctttttcttcacttCCATCTACTTATCCCTTTCCAAGTTTGTAACTTTTCAGGTGAAAATGGTTAAGAAGACAAAGGGCAGGTTGGAAgctgagaggcaagaagccgAAAGTCAAGAGTTTGCACAAAGAGGAAAAGCTTTAACCAGCGAGCCAACTGGCTCAGGAACGCAGCGGACTGTGCGACAACAGACGTTGGCTGCAAGGAAATCGAAAGAACACGAGAAGAGGGCAGGGAAAAGTGTAGCGGTTCCCACCCATGAGGAAGGTGAAACTGAGAGTGATGATGAGCCAGCACCTACGAAGAAAGCCAAGATGTCAAAGGGCAAAGGGGTTGCTGTTGATCGAGATAgggcgaaaactccatctgtAGAGGAGCTGTACGATCATTTGAAGGATGGAGTCACCTGGGTTCCAACAAGGTTCGCCGACCTCAACCTACTGAAGGAGTTGGGTCTAGACTCTGATATTGAGGCAATGCTGGGGCATTTGAAGATGCcgaaactcctcaccatggcttatcctttctacaaggatgtcactTGTCAGTTCCTCTCCTCTCTTGTGGTCACTTACCACGACACGGCGcatgtgaggcaaggatggggaaaaatcagcttcaaggtcaatggaagagagtacaacatgaacttcaaagaCATTGGGAGAGTGATGGGGTTCCAAGACCTAGAAGACCACTCCCTTCCCAAATGTGAAAACCTTCCCACAgagctttggaagttgatcactgGAAACAGACACTCCACCGGggctgacaagaactcacaCATCCGACACCCGTCTGTACGCTACCTCCACACATTGCTAGTCCATGCTttctacccacggaagcaagctggtaatgttactgaggaagacatgcgactgctctgcCCTGCTATCCGTCCCTACACTCAACCCGGAGTGTTACCCCTTCCCAGCACTGATATCTATGCTACATTTGGGGTGGTCAGTTTCTTCGTGGGCCGTCTCGAacactacagagactgggcgtGGTACACCACTGATTCGCGCCCAAAGATAGGGATAGGCggaatgatcacaccactgctccaatttctgaatgttcccttgggaaaggacgcatCGGGGCCTAGGTTCATTGATGGCacctacttgaggattgccacctatttcagtgggatgtaCGGGAAagactacgtctaccactactacttgtACGGCAAGCCAGTCgaggtggttcttccaaaccggaaCCTGACGAGTTTAGAGATACCTGGAGCTATCAGCTTCAACATTCCCCAGGAATactttcttggagaacacgggCCTCTCGATCCAATTCAAGCAGCTCCATCAAGGAGAAGGAGTGTCCCCGTGCAACCTGAACCACCTGTAGCAGACACCCCTGAGCATATTtatggacctccgcgctactacttcaagccccATGACGGAGTCCTTCCTCCTGGAGCTCTCcgtgatgctcatgaccacattgGTCGCCTCCAGCGATGGAACAAAGCTCAGGACAGAACGATAGAAAAGCTCAAGGATAAGTGCAAGGCACTCAGCAAGACCGTGAAGAAGCAGGCAAAGACTTCagcaaagttcatgaagaaagtagctgatgtTTTAACTAGgggaggaatagctggatgtagctcagctGATTTCGCTTTCGCGAACACCTCAAACCCCCAACCTCCACCCCCGCCTGATGCTCTTGGTttccccctcactgctgcgcagCTTCAGCGTAAGTGGAGAAACCCACCCACTCAACCTTCCACTTCCGGCAACAAATCCCCATCCCTTGCTTCTTCAGATAGTGAGGACGAGATTGACGAGGTTGAGAGCCAGCCATGGTATGGAGGCTCCGGTACAGCATCCGGTGGGTACTACACCACCTTCCCtcctgacgacgacgatgctggggcatctgcccctacctactatccataggaggtacttctctcactcccttgtatatatcatttcattcctgcatattagttttcttctCGGTATCTCCTTCTTTctttgacaacacagagactgtgtaactcaagtttgggggaggtaccaagcatttgatcatgtttgctttgattgtgtttcatttgagtcatgcattgcacgcctatttgcataaaaaaaaaaaaaggatttttcatttagtttgcatcatttgcaccattaggagagtctagagcatataggttgcattcacttgcatagggagcaatgattttaaatgccttgtaaagaacactacgttgcaccatTGAGTAGCCATGCACCTctcgaaaagacttgtatgtttcgagccttgaaaactcttcttgaaacttgttgattgctgaaactcagtctttgaagccaactacaaccttatttgaactgaatgaacttaatacttcttgcttagggtcctttgtgtactgagtcatggctatacacacttgagttgtcacatcttttatgccaatctttttgacaaactctagtggtagaccactcccaaaacctttccttccttttaagctttcattgtttgatgagtgaggccttcttcggaaagtcttacatgcgcataatgttgagagtatcgggaacgacaatgcttgatcttcatttttgctagattggacactctattgtctagctataggtgggagggCGAGTGTTGTGatcatgatttgggagaaatgaaaagtaaaaatggatagactctttgtgcttaagtgaattgattttctgggataagtagagaacctctagctctagttttgaaaagtcttggcccccaacctaaaaaaaaaaaaaaaaaagaaagaaaagaaatcgaaaaaaaaaaaaaagagaaaagaaagaaaagggggctagcaaagttgttaagagctaagaaatgttttgaggttgtagaaaaatcccttgtagatttcaaaaaggaagagttaaagttcttaagatcctttggtgagagatgtgagttgggtttgacatttgggaatgattgtgtaattgtatgtttgggaaaagggtagaacaatggagattgagcattgtatgcatgagttggtccctttcttagatatattatgtgcaatgtcaaggctacttgttttgagagtaaaccaccttaaagatcatatgttttgaacctcttgaatcacttgaataaaagccttcccttacccaaccaaatgacttggaccaatcgaccatttgcaagaattcacctgatgttttgtgcttaatgaatgtgatagttggttgatttgaatgtgtggatgcttgatgatgagtgtagagaCAAAAGGATTtgaataggcctagagaagctagagtgtaataagagagtgtgctaattatatttgctagttgtgtttcttttggctatgagctcccaccttcaaacctctctccttgcaagttctagaaagttcacttgaggacaagtaaaagaacaagtttgggggagttgatatcttgcatatttacattgttttatccatttattcatgtgcattttcatcatatagtttaggatttagccatgtctaggttgcattttgcatacatatgtctctatcaggTAGTTGAGCACCACATGGAGTTTCTGGAGACATTtgagtgcatttggagctcaaaaggaggtgattagagtgagctttggacgagcactgctggagcgacctctcggagcgacggcatgaggtcgctgtgcaccacatcccggagcgactcaTCCAGAGCGACACagcaaggtcgctcgcgttttcatcactgGGAGACGCGAGAACAAGCTCGGAGCGACCTTCCAGAGCGACGTGCTgaagtcgctcccgaagctTGGAGCGACGTCCCAGAGCGACAGGAAGAAGTCGCTCGCGAATTCACcacccggagacgcgagaacaagcccggagcgacctctcgcagcgacacagcgaggtcgctcccgaagcttggagcgacttgtcggagcgacagtCTGAGGTCGCTCCGTGTTTTGTTTCTGCTCGAACTTGTGTTTTCTCAAgggcattttggtcatttcattatgcacgtttttattttctaaacctatgttttattactctgtaagccaccaggggGAGGATCATCTtttgttcttagaaaaaccaccaaaaacctttggaaagtgatctctttgaatcaattgatcagttttattattgaaattctgtgttcttatttatattttgtgtttctctgcatgattaatctgaaatccaccatgggtttaagaggaatcatggagattagtgagtaatcaccttttgaattcatgggttagggagattaagggtgattaggttagaactaggatgttttagtgtagatcattcatattgccttgctagtagagtgaacataaagcatcttctgagttggccactcagttgttgatccttaggcatttctcacccgaaaggtgttcgatgaaatgcccgagataACTCTCCTAGACTTTTAGCATAccttgccaaagacatttgttgttaaagatgctaagatagctaatagacttgttagtaatgattgctttcatatattcaaccaaagacatttgatgcttGAATTGTGttaagtaaatgaacattcatctagacatagagtttgtttaggattgtgtctaagcttaaggttaatagattgattgatcgtttgccatctttagttcgaGGCTTGATCACCCGatgtctaatccctatatccatgagttctcttttccaatagttaagaaagtatcgTTTAGTTATTCCTATTAATTAGTCATAGttaaaaacccatctaaatcattggttgcacttagattaagtgattacttgcattctcggtgctttagtatctctcagaactggttcgacaatcatttatactacagcatttgtcttaggagccttgaaaactcctaacatcaattATACGTGGAATTTAATTTATTCTAGCGCAAGAACGAAATGACGTCGTTTGATTCATTAATCAAAACGTCGTTCTGAATTGGggcaaaattaaaattaaaaaccctAGCCCCTTCTTCTTCGACTTAAGCTCtcgagtctctctctcttagacAAGAACACGAAAATCCCAAAAACTTGAAGATCCGAAGGTCTTTCACGATCCGAAGGTCTTTCACGAGAACACGAGTGTTGGGTCATCGAAGGATGTTAGCCTACTGGAAAATGAGGTAATTTATTTCCTCACAAAATGTTTAGATTGCTGATTGTTAGTGACTCGAAACCGaaattggtttagtttgttgaaattttctcttctcttttacaGAATGTTCGAGATTGTAACATTTAATGTTAGTTTCGGTAGATATTGGGTGAAGAAAAGAAGCGGTGATGTTGGCTACATTGGTAGAGATATTAAAACAATTGAATGCAAACCAGAGGAGTTGTTCACATCTTTATTAGATGAGTTTGGGGAGGGATTATATGTCCAAAAGTTGTAGTACACGCTTCCTTTTGAGAATCACAATGATCGAAAGAAACTGAGCCATGTTAGAGATGATGATTTCAGAACGATGTGTGAAGCGGGTGAGTGGAAAGGAGTTGTTAATTTGTTCCTAGTGAACTCAGTAGATCATCCTGAGGAAGAGCAGGTTCAGGAACTTCGTGAAGAACAGATCCGAGTAGAAAGAAATGTTGATGGCTTTGTTGATGAAGATTTTGACTATCATAACATGCCTCCCAATTTTGATGGTGACGAATAGGAGGCTATATTGAGATTCAAACCAGGAAGTGGTCACCTAGAGCTAAGGCAAGTGTTTGACACAGTTGAAGATTTCAAAGATGCATTAGTTGAGTATGCTTTGAAGGGAGGGTGGTATATTAAGGTGAATAAATGGGGGAAAATTAAATCAGGGGCTGTGTGTGGAACTAAAGACAAGTGCCCATGGAGAATCTATCGCTCTTATGAAGAGAGATATGGGAAGTGGATGGTGATGACATATGAAGATGAACACAAATGCCAAAAGGACGGGTATAGTAAGATACTAAAATGGTAAAGACATATGAAGATGAGCACAAATATATATCATAGTAAAACACAttgaatttgttttctaaaCTAGTTATATAaccataattaaaattatatgtcaattaaataaaataaaatttcaatatttatattaaaaagcatacaattattgtttttaatacttttaatacttttaatattttgaaattttaaatatttataaaactattttttcatttataaatgaCAAAGAATGTCCAGTACGGCCAAaaggtcaaaaaaaaattattgggaCAATTGCAAATTAGATATGTTTCATTTTGTAAATTCTctctaaaataatgtatttttctattatattactaattacaacGTACACTAAAATAAGCTCATTCattccttatatattatttcttccCAATCACTGTTATAAGTAAGAAACGGTGGCCGTCATGGAAAATAACAACAAGCACCACCTGCAATCATAAAACTTATGTACAAACcagcaagagaaacaacaaGGATAGTCAAATAAGCGCGGTTTACTTCGAGTAGCTGACTATCACAAATTTAACACTTTTTGTAAAATTCCAAAAGAAATACTCCAAATTCAGTGACATGTTGaacttaatataaaaaaaaagatcttctTGTTCGAATCAATTTTACATTCAATTAAAAATAGATGGAAAACATGTTGATAAGATAATTTTAGATGACCAGCGTTTGCTAAGAAATACTTGGCCACTTGTTTAGCTTTGTGCCTTTGAATGTTTACATTCCAAATTCTTGAGATGCGATAACAAACATTCAGGAACAAAAGTCTGCTTGTTCCAAAGAACCATTAATGGGCGCGATGTATCTGAGATGCACAAAGTAGGTGTTAGCGCTAGAAAAaagcaaaacacacacacatattaaGGAAACTGAATACTACATACCGACTTAAGCTTGAGAACTCGAAGTGTTAGGGGGTCTGTGATTATGCGGGAAAGTAGATTGCAACACTCCGAAGAACAAGTACACAGCTCTAGATGTTCAAGAAAGGCAAAGGAAGTGCCTGCATGGTATGGAATCTGTAACCGAAGCGAACAAACAAAGTAGAATTAAAATTGACAGAAAACAATTAGGGTTGTGACTTGAGTGATTCCAAATTAACAAAGCTTACGTTTGAAGATTTTGAACACAAAGAGAGATAACGGACTGAGGCAAGAGATCCTATTAGACTCTCGGATTGATCACAAACAGCCTCAACATTCGCCTTGACCAGCTCCGGCATATTTGTGAACAGCAAATAGTTACTGTGACGGTCTCTAATGTTCAGGTACCTTAAGGAAGGAGCATTTATGACAAATCCATGAACACCCGTGGGTTGATGAGATCCCACACGTATATAATCAATCGATAAACTCGTCAAACTAGGCACGTTGATAGTGAAGATCTCCACATTGGAATATCCGGATCGTCTTACAACCAACTCTTCAAGAACTGGACAAATGCTTAGAAGCTTCTGAACAGATTCGTCGCGTGAGAACTTGACGGATAAAAGGCGAAGAGTTTTGAGAGACGACAAGGAACCATTAGGCGGAACATCCACGAGATGTAGCCTGCAGAGTATCAATGTTTCGAGGGTCCCACATGCATAGAAGATACTCGGCAGTTCTAGGGATGTGTAAAGAAACTCGATTCTCAACTCTCTCAAACCGCAAGAAACTGCGGTTTCAACCAAAGAGGAGAACCTATGAAAAGAGTTACTATTTCTGTCACATTCATTACCTGGGATAAGCTTCAAATCCAAGCTCTTTAGAATCTGAGGGTTACTAATAGCCAAAGATCTGGAAACCCATTTGAGAAGAAAGTCGTCGAAGTCTTTATCACCAATCTTGAGTTTAGACCCCAACTTCCATAAAGACCGCCACCGTTGGGACAAGAAACTTGTTGCCATCACTTCCTTAAGAGAAAGTGACGACAGTATCCTTAAGAGCAGATCATCTGGCAGCTGGCTGATAATGTCCCTCCTGTAATTTTCCATTGCTATGAAAGAGGAGACATATTAGCAGAAGTTTATGTTCCCGTCATCAAAGTGTCacccaaaaatgaaaataaataataaataataatgaaagACGAGCATAT is a genomic window of Brassica napus cultivar Da-Ae chromosome A2, Da-Ae, whole genome shotgun sequence containing:
- the LOC125584083 gene encoding uncharacterized protein LOC125584083, which produces MVGNYEIPTDFVVLEMGEEAQDPLILGRPFLATAGAIVNVKEGKIDLHLGKGHVLHFDIKEVMRRPTVQGQVFYIEEMDALADELLEELSLEDPLQHALTVEKEAEVIENLESTAYGMMLDSHQAFVSKDQYEELPQMVHQQVSVTQREDNQQDDWSELKAPKVELKPLPHGVRYAFLGPNETYPVIVSSELTENELSELLKTLKRFRKAIGYSLDDIKGISPSLCMHRIHLEDESMTSIEHQRRLNPNLKDVVKKEILKLLDAGVIYPISDSKWVSPVHVVPKKGGITVIKNDNDELIPTRTITGHRMCIDYRKLNSASRKDHFPLPFIDQMLERLANHPFYCFLDGYSGFFQIPIHPNDQEKTTFTCPYGTFAYRRMPFGLCNAPATFQRCMMSIFSDLIEDVVEVFMDDFSVYGSSFSACLSNLCRGIEVDKAKIDVMVGLPQPKTVKDIRSFLGHAGFYRRFIKDFSMITRPLTRLLCKEATFSFDVECLQAFKKLKGELVSAPIVQPPDWDLPFEIMCDASDYAVGAVLGQKKNGKTHVIYYASQTLNDAQMRYATTEKEMLAIVFAFEKFRSYLVGSKVIVYTDHAALRHLLAKKDAKPRLLRWILLLQEFDMEIKDKPGVENGVADHLSRLRIESGVPIDEGLPEEQIMAIEAVIAVCETGRKLEEVKATEEKEPWYADLVNYLATGREPLNLVGYAKKKFYKDVKRYYWDEPYLYILCKDQLYRRVVANEEIDGILAQCHGSSYGGHFATFKTVAKVLQAGFWWPHMFKDTQAFVSKCDSCQRRGNITKRNEMPQNPILEVEVFDVWGIDFMGPFPSSFGNKYILVAVDYVSKWVEAIASPTNDARVVIKMFKSIIFPRFGVPRVVISDGGSHFINKLLEGLLKKNGVKHKVATPYHPRSHSDTSRSLQLGARLWERHLEVARGFVVVSRKQSPQSEVSERGRRVAPAGSDIMGATPSRRSRFRRNGHSRTDAERDFTATPRGRSSSERAFWSDTPRSLAFSSTRDARKRLESDLSQRDPHVAPAPVQVKMVKKTKGRLEAERQEAESQEFAQRGKALTSEPTGSGTQRTVRQQTLAARKSKEHEKRAGKSVAVPTHEEGETESDDEPAPTKKAKMSKGKGVAVDRDRAKTPSVEELYDHLKDGVTWVPTRFADLNLLKELGLDSDIEAMLGHLKMPKLLTMAYPFYKDVTCQFLSSLVVTYHDTAHDASGPRFIDGTYLRIATYFSGMYGKDYVYHYYLYGKPVEVVLPNRNLTSLEIPGAISFNIPQEYFLGEHGPLDPIQAAPSRRRSVPVQPEPPVADTPEHIYGPPRYYFKPHDGVLPPGALRDAHDHIGRLQRWNKAQDRTIEKLKDKCKALSKTVKKQAKTSAKFMKKVADVLTRGGIAGCSSADFAFANTSNPQPPPPPDALGFPLTAAQLQRKWRNPPTQPSTSGNKSPSLASSDSEDEIDEVESQPWYGGSGTASGGYYTTFPPDDDDAGYTLPFENHNDRKKLSHVRDDDFRTMCEAGEWKGVVNLFLVNSVDHPEEEQEAILRFKPGSGHLELRQVFDTVEDFKDALVEYALKGGWYIKVNKWGKIKSGAVCGTKDKCPWRIYRSYEERYGKWMVMTYEDEHKCQKDGYSKILKW
- the LOC106379575 gene encoding putative FBD-associated F-box protein At5g56560, with translation MENYRRDIISQLPDDLLLRILSSLSLKEVMATSFLSQRWRSLWKLGSKLKIGDKDFDDFLLKWVSRSLAISNPQILKSLDLKLIPGNECDRNSNSFHRFSSLVETAVSCGLRELRIEFLYTSLELPSIFYACGTLETLILCRLHLVDVPPNGSLSSLKTLRLLSVKFSRDESVQKLLSICPVLEELVVRRSGYSNVEIFTINVPSLTSLSIDYIRVGSHQPTGVHGFVINAPSLRYLNIRDRHSNYLLFTNMPELVKANVEAVCDQSESLIGSLASVRYLSLCSKSSNIPYHAGTSFAFLEHLELCTCSSECCNLLSRIITDPLTLRVLKLKSIHRAH